Genomic DNA from Setaria italica strain Yugu1 chromosome V, Setaria_italica_v2.0, whole genome shotgun sequence:
ATCAAAGGAACTTACTGTCCAACAATTTTATAGGCTAAGATCCACCAAAAGAGTAACCGCTATGGATGCATTAATCCAGAGTCCCATGAAAGATAAGAGAATGAACAAGTAAACGGCATATATTTCTGTCTGAAATCCCCACTGGTTCATAATACAAGGTGTATGTGATGTCTATAGTCTATCTGTGATATAACTGTTGTATCATCCATTTATTTGCTCTCCCTATGCTTATTACTgaaattatatatttttctagCTACATATCAGGAAGGAACAGCATGGACTAATACGACCATCCGATCCCTCTCCCCTTATCCCCCTTTCACTTCTTGATCCGGCGGACCTTCTTGGCGCCCCAGACCTCCATCCGGCCCTTGGGGCATCCGCAGGGCGCGCGGAAGATGAGCACGGTGCGGCCGTTGGGCGGCGCCATCTTGCGGAGCTCGGCCTCCAGCTCCCGCTGCTCGTCCCCGAGCTCGACGGGgcgcgccccggccgccgcgagcAGCGCCGATCGCGccgcggggccggggcggccgcGCACGCACTCCTCCGTCTCGAGCTGGATGTCGAACTCGACGGCCTTCTTGAGGCCCCTGCACCTGGGCTTGCCGCACTTGCGCGCGTGGTGGCCCAGCAGCTCccaggcgacggcggcggccgccacggcgagcgcggccccgaagaaggcggcggccgaGAGACAGGACGCGGCGGGGTGGAGCAGCGCGCCCGCCTCGGCGAGCAGCAGCTTGAGGTACGGGGCCACGAGGAAGCCgagcgcggcgacgacggccaggAGCATGACCGCGTCGACCACGGCCATCGGGGTGCTGTCGCagaaggcgccggcggcggcggcgcgggccgaggAAGCCCGCCTGGATCGGGAGCacgcggaggccgaggccgagccgTCCGCCGCCTTGCGGTGGTGCTCGAACGCGCGGAGGAACTCGATGAGGCTGCGGCACTCCGCCATCGCGGCGTCgggagctgctccgcctccgcaGCCGGGCCGACGGGCAGGCAATTCGCCACCAATTTCTGGTGCGGGTTCGGAaggggggaaggggaaggaagcGCGAGCGCGAGCGCTGTGTGGTGGGGGCGCCGGGATCTGTGGGCAACTCTGGAAGGGGGATTTGCCGATCGGATCGGTGGGGTTGGGTTGGGTGGGGGGAAGGAATGGGACGGGGACTCGGCGGGCACCGCGTGCGgggagggtgtttggctgggtCGGTGCCTCGTTCCGTGGCGTACGTCGCGTACTGCGCGGGGGGCGGCACGGCCGCCCCGCAGGCCGCAGGGCACCCGTGACGTGACGTCGTCTAGGCCGTGGAGGGAAGGGAGCGCGTCCCCGCGGACGGGCAGGGAGCAGTGGGGCGGCGGTGGGTGAGGAGGTCACGTCCGACTGACGTGTGGGGGTGGAGAGACAGCGGCGACTGGAAGGAAGGCAGCCGCCGACGATAGCACAGGGCGGACGGCGGCACCCACAGCTGACGCGACGCGTAGCCGCAAGGATGGGATGGGTGACCCCGCTGTGGAGAtgtcaacgccgccgccgcacgtcAAGCGACCGGACGCGTCACGGCTCCCGTGGGGTGGTGCCGCTGGCGGCTGCCGCTATCGTTCGGCTCCGTTCGTACTCGTACTCCGCCCCAGCACAGCACCgggtttttcttttttccttgtcCTGCGCCACCGGTTACAGAAAAAGGAGTCGTATCGTAGGCTCGTAGCGCACGTCACTGGCAGGAGGAATTTGAGCCACGAAGAATGGCTCAGCGACTTTCGGCTCGAGCTCGACCCTTCCTTCTTTTTTCTCCCTCCGGTGTGGTGTCGTCCTGCTGTGGTATCTTCCTTTTGCATCTTTCGATGAATCCTTTCCGGGTCGCTTTGGCGCATCCTGGTTTGAGGGAGTCGTCTCCCGTAGTCCCACCCCATCTGACAAGCGATTTGCCGGCTAGACGACGTCGATGCAAATGCAGATGCTAGTTTGAGGCATTATCTTTGTTGACACTCCACGATCATGTGCAGCTGTGGTCGAAAATGAGGAAATGGAAGACACCAAACGCACCTTTCCTATCTCTCCGCTGAAACGGGAAAGAATTCAGCTGGGTTTTCTTCCACGCTTGGTCAAATGACAGCGTCATGGTGCTGCGCATTGCGGGAGGATAAGGTAGCTCTTGATGCCGGTGAAAATCAACGGACGCGTGATCCGGCACGGTCAAGCAAATTGATTAGCGGAGGCACGCACGACCTCATGACCGGAGAAAAAAAATTCCGCGGTTTCACATGGGATCCAAAACGCCTGCCTTTGATTCAGTGACCGACTGAATTAAGTATTGTGTCCCCATCCTCGACCGTGCTCGTACGCTCAAGACAAACGAAAAACCGCTGAAAAATAGTACAATTTGGCGTTTGGGTCCCATTAAAAATGATTgttttcatcaaaaaaaaaagctgtgATCCCTTTGATTGTCACTTGGGGATGTCATGATCGAATAATCCATGGGCAAACAACGATCCTGTGCCACATCTCGGATCTTCGCTGATCACACGGGGCGTGCGTGCGTGGTGCAATCATGTGTGGAGGATCCAGATGGAGTTGGAGCTTTGGGAGACGTGGTCTCTGAACTTGGAACCTACCGTTTGTATATTCTTCCGAGTAGGGTTCTGTGTACTTCTGTGATGGACTTGGTAATAATGAAACCGACGTACTCCTCCTGAGGAATGAGTCGGAAAGGGTGAATAGATTAGCAATAACCAGCCGTCAAGCTTGTTAGGGAGAGTTGAAGGAACCTACATGGGCTATCGCCTCAGACTGAGAGTCTGAGAGTgacaaaaagaaaggaaaaaaaaaaaagaggagaagaTCAAGAAAACTTGTCTATCACAAAAGTAAACTTTGGTTGACACGTTACAGTGACGCATTGCAAAGGTATCTTGAAGGCATGAACCAGGCGAAAGACGAACGAAGAAAGAAAGCGACCGGGGAAGCACATATTCTAATTGTTCTCCAATTGTTCGCGTGAACATTTTTATTTATCTCTGCTGCTGAACAATGGGTGTAAAAAAGATAAGACCGCTAACTACTTCATTGTTACAGACCACACAAACACGTTCACGTCAGTGTAAGATCACAACTGCTCCGGCCCGTCTCCCTCGCCACCGACTACATGTTCCAACCGCCACAATGCTCCAACCAGAGAAAACACACGGGCTACCATGTCTACCAAGCAGACGAAACAACACAGAAGATCGAGGAGGCCAGTGGCGGAACTGAGAGGGGCTGTCGTTATTTAAGCCCAGCAACCTATCGAGGgagtgctcgaggtagtgttttgattAGTGGCgcttgtcgagatcaggaacttgaaggtaaatacagatacacgatttagacaggttcggaccgctgaatagcgtaataccctacgtcttgtgtgctggttggattgaattgctttggagaggGTTATTACCTCACCTTACATTgccgagggtagggttacaagtgagTTAGTTTACAAAAATATTAGTCGGATTCggctagaggagttctactcatattattacaagtactttttctaatcctcgactagttcctatctttctaCGAAGACTACGTCGTCCGGCGTCATAATCTCCACGTCAGATTCGTCTCAGTATCCAAcctcatatttaggactgttcaaaccttctagtgggcccatagatagATGTACGACATGGGGCGGCAGGACCATGACCTTCCCTaacaaagaaaaaagatttCTAGTACCCTTATCAATTGTCAGCTTATGGACCATATCAGCACTTAGCAGGCTAAAACGTCAAGGGCCAAGCCCAATTAGCATTCTACTGTTACCCAGTGTCCAACAACGCACGCATGCACACAGGTGATCGGGCGCATGTTCACGTACCTAATCACGTGACCTTTCATTCCAATATCGCTACGTTCCGACATCGCCAAAACCGCGCCCGAGgccccgtcgcccgccgcctgtAGTCTGCGAACTGTCGGAATCTTGTACTACCAGTGCGCCATCGACGACGGGCAAGCcggtggccatggcggcgtGGCTGCAATGGAGGGCAACATCACGGCTGACCCTCATGCTTGCTTCTGATATTCCTCCTCCAACTCAAATTAATGTAAGCAAGTCTCGTTTCCGTATCGGTATATCccataaattatttttaattttatttcttaTCTCATAATATCatagatttttttataaaattagGCTAAAACCTCGTTCTTACTCTACCTATTGTATGCTTGTACGGACAACAAAAATTAGGATAACTTGTCAAAATTCTTGAACCGATAAATATTTTTCTAATCCCCTTTAATTTTCCCTCCAATTCCACCGCTGGAGGAGGCACTACGACGTAGCCGTCAGAGCCCTCCGTCCCTGCGCGGCCGATCTTGACTTCCAAACACACCACCGATTGTGATGGATGGCGGACGGCTACGCGCCTACTCCGTGGCGAATCAAACCGGGGAAATTCCTCTTTGATCCGATCCGTGATCAGCTGCGAGGGTTTCAGTACCGTGGGCTTCCGTTTCCATGACTATGTGTCCTGGGCATGTGAGCTCACATGGGTGGACAAACAAATGGGGGTTCAAGGTGTTGATGATGGCAGGTCCAGGGAATTAAGTTTCTTGCTTCACTTTGCTGGCTTTGACACCTGTGACGTGAGACCCCGTTCCGGGCACGCCAGCCGCGGGAGCCTTCACCTTCACGTGGTTCTTCAGCAGTCTGTGACTGTTGGCTGCTAAggatttcttttttcccccctttcTTGTTCTGGTGCTGTGCGCAGGGAGATTTGGTCAGGCCCGTCGCCAGGACCAGTTCGTCGTGGCCAGCCGGAACGTGCCGGCACGGTCAGTCAGAGGAGAAATGGGGGTAGAAAAGGACCGGGCACTGCCTAGTGCCGAGCGTAGCAGTCAATGGGTGGGAAATTTTGACTGAGGCCTCGTTTGGATGCAAAGAATCTGGATTTTGAGTGGAAGCTAGTCCGCTCCGGATTCCGGGATTCTGAGAATCCATAATCTAGCTTCATAAAATTCGAGGCAAAATCTATCCTGTTTGGAAGCTGATCAGATTTTGAATTTTGGATTCTCAAAATCTCTGTTCATCCAAACGGGCCCTGAGTTGAGGTCGGCCAGTGCAGCCAGTTGCCCTGAAGTCTCGGCGTAAGATGGTGGGGATAAAGACGTCCACTTGACGGGGTTTGAAAAGTGCAGTTACATTTCCTGAGAAGAAAGAGGTGATTTTGCAGTAGTTTCCTTGTCAACTGGGCTAACCCAGATGTGAACTGGGCTGCATGATTTGTGCTGGGCCGAATAGGGACAGTTTTGGGCTTGCTGCATACAAAATCCCCTTCCATGGAACCGAGTGAGATTAGTTTGCTCAAAGTTTGCGAATTAGTTTGCTCAAAGTTCAAATCCACACAGTCGGCTAGGTATGCATATTAGCATTCTGCTTTGCTAAAAAAAGTATAATTCACACCTCCAATGACGTAAAAATCAGCaaacggaaaaaaaaaatgtcagGCCTGAACTGACAAGTAATGAGATAAGTAAGTTTTGCATCCCGTAGCTGGTTTGCCGGGCCCAAATAGACAAGGACTCGTCGGCTTGTTTTTTCATGCATCAGGAACACACACTGGGCCGGGTGGACCCGGCCCTGCAACTCGCGAACAGTGAAACTTTAGACACCGAATCATCATCGCCACAATCTCTCCCGCATTGCTCAACTGTGACGTCGTGCGTTGGCGATCAAGATGTCACGCGACGAGGCGATTGAATCAGCGCGTTGCAAGCAGAAGAGGGTCCTTGGTCGACCCGTTTGGCCGAGTGAAGGGCTTTGTTTGGCCGAGATCCGGTTTCAGCAGTTCTAAATAGACCACCTGAAAATGACTGAAACTTAACTTGGCAAGATGAATAATAGCAGCAGTGTACGTGTACAACACACACATCAAACGACGAGAATGGTATGTGCTGTTGCTGTAACCCGATTCCACGTGGCAAGGAAGAGAAAGCTGTCGCAAGCGTCCACAATCGCACCCAACTATGCATCTAATCATTTCTAGGGCAAGTTCATTAATTGTGTAGCGATCtagtgtttcttttcttttcttttcctaacCTTTTCGAGCCCCGGGAAGTGGAGCGCGGCGGACCACGGTTTTGGTGCAACTACAGGAGCGAAAGCGAGTTTAATCGCGACAGATTTTTTCCTTTAATTTGCCCCGGTCCGTACACGATGCTTGTGATGGCAAGATAACGAGAGCTCAACCAAAGCCAGCGTTAGCCGCCAAACGGCAAATGTTTTTATCTGCTCCTGGCTGGCGGAAAGGCAGCAACCAACAAAAAGGGTGCTGTGCTCTGAGCCTCTGATAGCCTGTCTCGTCAGTCCCAGCTGGAAGATTAGCAGTAGAAGTTACGCAAATCGCTCTACATTTCCTCATAGAAGCGACtagcggcctgttcgcttcagcttatttagtcggcttatcagccaccaaacagtgttttcctctcacaacaaatcagccgtttcagcttttcagccggcttataagctgaagcgaacaggccctagATTGTTACGGAGGAGCAGGGCGATTAACGATGCTGATGATCTACTGCTAATCTTCAATTGCATCTATTGCTGAAAACTCTATTCTTGGAGGCAGCGGGGCTACAAAAGTCAAAGCACGAATAGTTAAAGAGACGACAAGAGTTGCACAGTAGTGGTATAAAAGGTATACCCCGACCCACCCGACCGATCATGTGATTTCTCCTGCGCCAATCGAAGGAACTCAACGGATCTTGCTGACATTTCCGTCGACCGCTTCTCGTCGCCCCAAGAGGGAATATGTTTTGCATACTTCGTTTGTGGTCGGCAACTACTCGCTCCAGCCCGTGATCCGTGGTCCGTGCGTCCATTTCTAGCACTTGATAATGAGCAAACTGTAGTAGTGTCCCATTGATTTAGACATCATTTGGTAGGGCTCCAAGCCTCCAGCTCCTCCGGTTCTTGGGAACCAATGTAACCAAAAGAATTTGGTTTTAGCAGCTTTTTAGTTCATTTGAGCGTCGGCTCCTGTTCATCTCAGGCATGGATGGAAGTTATAATCCTGGCCTGTGAACTAGAGCGTTTCATTCATGCAAAACCGAGGCCCTGACGTATGGCCAAACCAAGTTTGATGACAGCAGATTTTGCTGAGTAAGAATATCTCCAACAGACTACCT
This window encodes:
- the LOC101757854 gene encoding uncharacterized protein At5g19025, producing MAECRSLIEFLRAFEHHRKAADGSASASACSRSRRASSARAAAAGAFCDSTPMAVVDAVMLLAVVAALGFLVAPYLKLLLAEAGALLHPAASCLSAAAFFGAALAVAAAAVAWELLGHHARKCGKPRCRGLKKAVEFDIQLETEECVRGRPGPAARSALLAAAGARPVELGDEQRELEAELRKMAPPNGRTVLIFRAPCGCPKGRMEVWGAKKVRRIKK